One window of Aspergillus oryzae RIB40 DNA, chromosome 3 genomic DNA carries:
- a CDS encoding uncharacterized protein (uncharacterized conserved protein): MGANYPGTPNLTETSQYAFPLKPKDYAPGAVPTLEEWQKLWTAWDLVTLKMFPKEALHEQPIALRNPLIFYLGHIPTLLKSSENLSEDIHLARATKTPPTEPKYYQQIFERGIDPDVDDPSQCHDHSEVPNTWPELSDILVFREKVCARITALYQTQKPWQDRTIGRALWIGFEHEGLHLETFLWMTLMSPNILPPPDIPRPDFIHMAEQAVRVRVENQWFSIKPRTFTIGIEDTDDDSALSPADFFAWDNERNTYEVSVQGFEAQARPASILDYAIYLVKTSQKDCLLVTWSTVSGLPDRSIASSPQSDPVIEEFIDGLALKTVYGLLPVRLALDWPIYTSYNEAEGYAEWAGARLPTLHEARSIHRQVEEENAEKTQESQNSEPASKSIRDDIYTDLTGCNVGFQNFHPTPVTQNGNRLSGQGDLGGAYEWTSSLFEPQPNFKPMDIYQGYSVFDTIIADFMDGKHIVVVGSSWAFHPRIAGKKTFLNWWQKGYPYPWIGIRLVRDRN; encoded by the exons ATGGGTGCGAACTATCCCGGCACTCCGAATTTAACGGAGACCTCTCAGTATGCCTTTCCGCTCAAACCAAAGGACTATGCGCCAGGCGCTGTCCCAACCCTCGAAGAATGGCAGAAACTCTGGACAGCGTGGGATCTAGTAACCTTAAAAATGTTCCCAAAAGAGGCCTTGCATGAGCAACCTATTGCATTGCGAAATCCCCTTATTTTCTACCTAGGCCACATACCCACTTTGTTA AAGAGTTCTGAGAATCTCAGTGAGGACATTCATTTAGCACGGGCGACCAAAACTCCTCCGACCGAACCAAAGTATTATCAACAAATCTTTGAAAGGGGAATAGACCCCGACGTAGATGACCCTTCACAATGTCACGATCACAGTGAGGTTCCTAATACGTGGCCGGAATTGAGCGACATTTTGGTCTTCCGGGAAAAGGTCTGCGCCAGAATTACGGCTCTTTACCAGACACAGAAACCTTGGCAAGATAGAACCATTGGTCGAGCGCTCTGGATTGGTTTCGAACACGAAG GGCTCCATTTGGAGACCTTTTTGTGGATGACTCTAATGAGCCCGAATATCCTACCGCCTCCTGATATTCCAAGACCGGATTTCATCCACATGGCTGAGCAGGCTGTACGAGTTCGTGTAGAAAACCAATGGTTTAGCATTAAGCCCCGAACATTTACGATTGGTATCGAAGATACAGATGACGATAGCGCCCTCAGTCCAGCAGATTTCTTTGCATGGGATAATGAGCGCAACACTTATGAGGTATCTGTTCAAGGGTTCGAGGCACAAGCACGGCCTGCGTCTATCCTAGACTATGCTATATACCTTGTTAAAACTTCCCAGAAGGATTGCCTACTTGTGACGTGGTCGACCGTGTCTGGGCTTCCTGACAGAAGCATTGCAAGCAGCCCTCAGAGCGACCCAGTAATTGAAGAATTTATCGACGGGCTCGCGCTGAAAACTGTTTACGGACTTCTACCAGTTCGACTTGCGCTCGATTGGCCGATCTATACATCATATAATGAAGCAGAGGGATATGCGGAATGGGCAGGCGCACGTCTCCCTACCCTACACGAAGCACGCAGTATTCACCgacaagttgaagaagaaaacgccGAGAAGACCCAAGA AAGCCAAAATAGCGAACCAGCATCCAAATCAATCCGAGATGATATCTACACTGACCTAACGGGATGTAATGTTGGCTTCCAAAACTTCCACCCAACCCCCGTCACCCAGAATGGCAACAGGCTCTCAGGACAGGGCGACCTGGGCGGCGCTTACGAGTGGACAAGCTCACTCTTCGAGCCACAGCCGAATTTCAAACCAATGGATATCTATCAGGGCTATAGTG TTTTTGACACTATCATAGCCGATTTCATGGACGGCAAGCACATTGTTGTTGTCGGTAGCTCATGGGCGTTTCATCCGCGCATTGCTGGGAAGAAGACTTT TCTCAATTGGTGGCAGAAAGGTTACCCATATCCTTGGATCGGCATCCGTTTAGTTCGCGATAGGAATTGA
- a CDS encoding Zn(II)2Cys6 transcription factor (predicted protein) translates to MQTRRSHRKSRTGCTECKRRRIKVYPCDELYPSCLNCQRRKQRCSLAISRASTADIEPVRPSRTSDSEDPSRSAWPSFPALINIEFPLTPPALPAIWYGGVELMHHYSTVTAETLAIRPDMQNVWRTIVPEMGYQSPFVLHGILAVAAQHKAHLLPGVRDKYLDMAAYHQAIGLKGFRAALPNVNDNNWKPFFCFSSIIVIYVCSLLGQVDERGTDTVPDILKLFVMIRGLRATLPIRDSQLAGTELAPWSHGVWILDEQDASLYEQDPSPNHSRLPQDVFDALRRLSGFFSTHLPESSRQDYEDAVILLRKAATLIVHAGTRVEIGMVMFFPYVIHENIISDIQAANPYAMLLLSYFALLLKSMEDQFWFIRGWPARLWEAADERSKFHPKLKTMLRWPKEQALKLYTY, encoded by the exons ATGCAGACACGACGCTCTCACCGAAAGTCTCGCACAGGATGTACAGAGTGCAAACGGAGAAGAATCAAGGTATATCCC TGCGACGAGCTATACCCGTCATGCTTAAACTGCCAGCGTCGTAAGCAACGCTGCAGCTTGGCTATATCCCGCGCTTCTACTGCCGACATCGAACCAGTCCGGCCTTCCCGCACCTCAGACAGCGAAGACCCCTCCAGATCGGCATGGCCTTCATTCCCTGCCTTAATAAACATCGAGTTTCCGCTAACCCCGCCGGCGCTACCTGCTATCTGGTACGGTGGAGTGGAACTAATGCACCATTATTCTACTGTCACTGCCGAAACCTTGGCCATTCGCCCCGATATGCAGAATGTCTGGCGCACGATCGTGCCAGAGATGGGGTATCAATCACCTTTCGTTCTCCACGGCATCCTCGCTGTCGCCGCTCAGCATAAGGCCCACCTCCTTCCTGGAGTTAGAGACAAATACCTTGACATGGCAGCTTATCACCAGGCAATTGGACTGAAAGGCTTCCGCGCGGCTTTGCCTAATGTTAACGACAATAATTGGAAacccttcttctgcttctcgTCCATCATTGTTATCTATGTGTGCTCCTTACTAGGACAGGTGGATGAGCGGGGCACTGACACTGTTCCCGATATTTTGAAGCTCTTTGTTATGATACGGGGCCTTCGCGCTACGCTACCGATACGTGATTCTCAGCTCGCGGGAACAGAGCTAGCACCCTGGTCTCACGGCGTCTGGATTCTTGATGAACAAGACGCAAGCCTTTACGA ACAGGATCCGTCACCGAATCACAGTCGACTTCCTCAAGACGTCTTCGATGCTCTTCGGCGTCTGTCCGGCTTTTTCAGTACGCATCTTCCCGAATCCAGCAGGCAGGATTATGAGGATGCCGTTATACTCCTCAGGAAAGCGGCGACTTTAATTGTGCACGCGGGTACTCGTGTTGAGATCGGCATGGTTATGTTTTTCCCATATGTCATTCACGAAAACATCATCTCAGACATCCAGGCTGCCAACCCTTACGCTATGTTACTACTGTCTTATTTTGCCCTGCTTCTAAAGTCTATGGAAGATCAGTTCTGGTTCATACGTGGCTGGCCTGCACGATTATGGGAGGCTGCCGACGAGCGGTCTAAGTTCCACCCCAAACTGAAAACTATGCTAAGATGGCCGAAAGAACAAGCTCTCAAATTATACACGTACTAG
- a CDS encoding RTA1 domain-containing protein (predicted protein): protein MSCDPNYVDASWSFYRYKPSIAAPVFFVILFTSTTALHLLQMTKTKTWYLIPFSIGGFCEIVGYIGRAINANENAGCWTLGPYVIQTLLLLIAPAFMAASIYMILGRIILLTDGEIHAMLKRRWLTKTFVFGDVLSLFLQAAGGSLLGGADEHNSLMKTGEHVIIAGLFVQLFFFGMFIVVAGLFHRRMLLAPTATSHNPLIRWQKYLVTLYIVSVLIWVRSVFRVIEYLQGNAGSIMRHEAYVFIFDATLMFLVMAWMNWFHPSEIGLLLRHEEPISNGHLKRHLHGFRGFENRAALSALEKHLLGLSLVNLLEENVVFLILIGLHCRKFRCTTASNVGIAYILLHHLPGSRK, encoded by the exons ATGAGCTGCGATCCCAATTATGTTGATGCTAGTTGGTCTTTCTACCGGTATAAGCCTTCTATTGCAGCTCCAGTATTCTTTGTCATCTTGTTCACTTCCACGACcgctctccatctcctccagatGACCAAGACAAAAACTTGGTATCTAATTCCTTTCAGCATTGGCGGGTTCT GTGAAATTGTTGGATATATCGGTCGAGCTATTAACGCGAACGAGAATGCCGGATGTTGGACGCTCGGTCCATACGTTATACAAACCTTGCTCCTCCTTATCGCGCCAGCCTTCATGGCAGCCTCGATCTACATGATTTTAGGCCGTATCATCCTCTTGACGGACGGAGAGATTCACGCAATGTTAAAGCGACGTTGGCTCACAAAGACTTTCGTATTTGGTGATGTGTTGTCTCTGTTCCTTCAAGCTGCTG GCGGCAGTCTTTTGGGCGGTGCCGACGAACACAACAGCCTGATGAAGACTGGCGAACATGTCATCATCGCTGGTCTGTTTGTACAGctattcttctttggcatGTTTATAGTCGTCGCtggcctcttccaccgccGCATGTTACTCGCGCCTACTGCTACCAGCCACAACCCCCTGATCCGATGGCAGAAGTATCTTGTTACTCTCTACATCGTTAGCGTGTTGATCTGGGTTCGGAGTGTTTTCAGGGTCATCGAATACCTCCAGGGAAATGCTGGTTCTATCATGAGGCACGAAGCCTAcgtcttcatctttgacGCCACATTAATGTTTTTGGTTATGGCGTGGATGAACTGGTTTCACCCCAGCGAGATTGGTCTTTTGCTGCGACACGAGGAACCCATCTCCAACGG CCACCTCAAGCGCCATCTCCATGGATTTCGTGGATTCGAGAATCGAGCCGCCCTATCTGCCCTAGAGAAACACCTCCTAGGCCTTTCTCTAGTTAATCTGCTGGAGGAAAACGTTGTCTTCCTGATCCTAATAGGCCTCCATTGCCGGAAGTTCCGCTGCACAACGGCTTCAAATGTGGGGATTGCTTATATATTACTACATCACTTGCCTGGATCAAGAAAATAA